The region TGTTCCACGTACACTCATGGGGATACCCACACTTCAGCATACTCACTGGTAGGAAATACATAATGCCCGGTCGTTACGAGGTGCCCAAGATCCTAGAACTAATGAAGAAGGAGGCACCCAGCAACCCCAACGCGGGCGTCTACTCGGCCATGGTACCCACAATACTGCACATGATCCTAACACACCCAGACGCTGAGAAGTACAGGGATGTCCTTAGGAGGTGGAAGGTAATAATAGGCGGGGCCGCACTACCCGAGGGACTGGCCAGGCTGGCCAAGAGCTTCGGCGTTAAGATCGCAGCTGGCTATGGCCTCTCTGAGACATGCCCAGTGCTTACGGTTGCATACCCAACACTGGAGATTATGAAGTTGGACCCAGAGGCCAGGTTTAGGGAGATGATAAAGACTGGCGTGCCAATACCGCTGGCACAAGTTCGTGTTGTTGACCCAAGCGGTAAGGATGTGCCTTGGGATGGGAAGACCGTGGGCGAAATAATAGTGAGGACCCCCTGGCTAACCCGTGAGTACTACAAGGATCCCGAGAAGACCGCTAAGCTTTGGGAGGGTGATTGGTTGCACACTGGTGACTTGGCCGTTGTGGATCAGTACGGTTACTTACAGATTGTGGATAGGGAGAAGGACGCCATCAAGTCTGGTGGTGAGTTCATACCATCGCTACTCCTCGAGGACGTAATATCCACGCACCCCAAGGTGTCCGCGGTGGCCGTTGTGGGCATGCCCCATGAGAAGTGGGGTGAGAGGCCCGTGGCGTTTATAATACCCAAGGGTGAGCTTACTGAGGAGGAGTTGAGGGAATTCCTCATGAAGAAGGTTGATGAGGGTAAGATAATGAAGTGGTGGATACCGGATAAGTTCATATTCGTGAGGGAGTTACCACTAACGAGCACAGGTAAGATTGATAAGAAGGTGCTTAGGGAGCAGGTTAAGCAGATGCTATCCCAACAGAAGTGATGGGGGTTGCCTAGGAACCTTAAAATCAAACAGGGTTATGCTTTATTACCCTGAAACCAGTGGTTAATGCGTATGGACTTCGGATTCTCCAGGGAGGAGGTATTATTTAGGGATTCCGTGAGGGAGTTCGGTGAGAGGTACGTAAAACCACACTGGATTGAACTGGACGAGGGCAAGTACTCACTCCTCGACCTAATACCCAGGCTTGCGGAGCACGGGCTAGTGGGGTTAACAATAAGCTCAAGGTACGGTGGTTCAGAGGGCTCATTCTTAATGGCCGCCATAGCGGCTGAGGAACTGGCCAAGGCGGACCCAAGCCTAGCCGTGCCCGTGTACTTCCTACTTGAGACAGCATGGCCCTTCATAGTCCAGAGGTACGCCAAGGACAGTGTTAAGGAGGAGGTGTTGCCTAGGCTCGTTAAGGGCGAGGCGTGGATTGGCATAGCATCCACGGAACCCCAGGGGGGCAGTGACGTGGCTGGTGAAAGGACCGAGGCCAAGTTCGTGAATGGTAAGTGGTTGGTTACGGGTGAGAAGAGCATGGTGACCGGCGTCTCCATAGCCCTTAAGTTACCCTACGGTGGTGGCTTTGTAACAATAACCAGGACCGGGCCACTAGAGGCTAGGCATAGGGCAATAACCACGTTCCTACTCATGGTCAAGAGGAATGGGGTGGTCAATGAGGGTATCGAGACCAGGGAGTGGGATGAGTGGGGTAGGCACGGCATACCCACTAATTACCTAAAATTGAACAACACACCCGTGGACCCGGACTTCATACTGGGCGAGGTTAACAACGGCTTTAAGATAGCCATGGAGGGCTTCAACGTTGCGAGGACCATAATAGGGGCCGCATCCATAGGCTCCGCAATGTGGCTGCTGGAGCAGGGAAGGGAGTGGATTAAGCAGAGGGTGGTTTTTGGGAAGCCCATAGCCTCGTACCAATCCATAAGCTTCAAATACGCAGAGCTCCACGCAAGGCTTGAGGCGGCTAAGTTAATGGTTTACAAGGCCGCGTGGCTAGCCGATAAATTCTACAGTGGAGACCCAGCGGTGAGTATAAGTGACGTGGCTGCCGCGGGCGCCATGGCCAAGATGCTAGCCGTGGAGGCTGCGGTGGACACGGGGCTCGAGGTTATGAAGTGGTTTGGAGGAATGAGTTACTTCAGGGAGACCCCAATAGCCAGGGCATTGCTGGGCATACTTAGTTACTACGTGGGTGCCGAGGGGACGCAGAACATAATGAGATTAATAATCGCGAGGCAGGTAATAGGTAGGGAGGTTGAGTGAAATAACCAAGGCATTAAAATATGTATTAAACCCTGGCGGGCCCGGTGGGATTTGAACCCACGACCTACGGCTTAGAAGGCCGCCGCTCTGTCCATGCTGAGCTACGGGCCCTATTGGTTCATATCGTTATTTTATTCCTGTTTTTTAAGTTCTTTCGCTTAGCGTGATTCGTGCTCGTCGGTGTGAATAACGTTTAAAAATAAGCCTTGTTTCTCTCCCTGATGAGTAAATCGAAGGCCATTAACACCATGGGTTTAAGGACAACTGTGCAGAGTCCGAAAATACCACTCTTCATAAGAATCACACAGTGGCTTACTATTTCATCAGCATTACTCTCCTTTTCGTTGCTTGGCTACTATGTAAGGCTTTACCCCGTATTTCTCTACGGGTTTTATATCAACGAGTTTGATCCTTACATTAGGTACTTCATGACCGAGCAGATACTTAAGTACGGAGCCCTGAAGGGGCTCCTCTGGTGGTTACATAAGGGTTATGGGGCTCACTTCACTGATTTCTGGTATCCATGGGGTATTAACTGGACTGTGGTGCTTTCTCCTGGTGTTTCCTGGCTTGGTGCAGTACTGTATAAGGTACTCGCTCACTTTGGTTATAGCTTACTGCAGACCGTTGTTTTATTCCCTGCTATTTTAAATGCCATGGTTGTACCAGCAATGTTTTACTTAGGGTATAGGCTAGGAGGTAAGTATGTGGGGTTAACCGCAGCCTTATGGTCCGTGTTCTCCACAATGATCCTCCAGAGGGCCACCGCAGGTTGGTTTGCAGATGCGCCTGTCTTTCAATTAATGGCCACATTGGGACTTGCGTTTTATGTTGAAACCTTAACGAGGAACGATAGGTATTGGTTGATTTTCGCAATTCTCTCCGCATTATTCAATGGCATGACTGTGTGGCTCTGGGGCTCCTACGTATTCCTCTGGAACTTCTATGGATTATTCACAATTGCCGTATTATTGTACATACTAATTAGGATGGCAATGAGGCAGAATCCCCTGATTAATGTCGATAGGGTCGTATTTTCCTACATACTTACTGATCTTGGGTTTAACACATTCGTGGTAATAACCCCCAGGTACTCGATCTATACATTATTATCGGGTTTAAGCGCTGTTGCAAATGCTACATTGCTCTTTGCATTAATTTCCTACTTACTAATAAAGCTTTACCAAAACCCAAAATACCAGCGTACCATGTCGATGATGATTAAGTACTTCCTGGTAGTTCTTGTGGTATTGATTGCTGTGTTTATTATTTCTGGTCTCATGGGAATTGGTGGTAAGTTCCTAGGTGCTTTATCACCACTGGCCAGGAGCGCCATTGTTCAGAGCGTTGCGGAGCATAGCCCATCAAGCCTCCAGCAGAGTTTCTTCAACGTCTCGATTACGCTGCCCTTCGTTATATACACAATACTACTCTCGGTATTCACATTATCATTACCGGCCCTCCTAATAAGTATTGGTTCCCTCGCCGCCGCTTACTTCGCGTCATCCGAGGTTTGGTTGTTCATGATCCTGGGCCTATTTTGGATACCAGCCACGGCGTACGGTTTCATTAAGCTTTCTGAGTTATCGCTGGGTAGGAAGTCCCTGGTTGGTCTCGTGGTGATGACCGTGCTGGGTGTTTTAATGGCCATTTCATTAATCATAAACCTACAACCCGCCCTATCCACGGCCATACTCCCACAGCAGATAGTGAGCACGGTAACACCCCCATACCCCACCCCAGACTGGCTTGATGCCCTTAGGTGGATTTCATATAATACACCACCCAATGCCACCATCCTCTCCTGGTGGGATTACGGTTACTGGACGGCTGTCATTGGTAATAGAACCAGCCTTGCGGATAACTCCACAGTCAATAGTACGCAGATAGCCCTGATTGGACTCTTCTTCATGTCCAACCCATATAACTACACGGGTGTTTTGGACATTCTCAATGAGCTTCATGATCCGCAGTACATCCTGATATTTGAGCCGTACATCGTGGTTCCAACTAACCGTAGCATATGCGTACTAATACCCGAGTACCCCGCTGGCGGTGACTTCGCCAAGAGTTACTGGATGGCTAGGATAGCTGGTTATAGCGTCCCATACATCGAGACTCACTACATAGGTATTGGTCAATTAACAACACAATCAGGTATCCTGTCCATTTATGTACCGTACGCAAACGACGCCACTGGTTACTACGCAGCGGTCAACACAACACTGTACCTATTAATGTTCAATTCAGAGGTGGTGGACTCATCATATGCTGTGTGGAGCATGTGTGCCCGGAATGGGATTCCGGCGTACTGGGTATTTGAGAGCATACCAATGGTGGTGTCCAGTGGGACCACGTTTAAGGTAATAACAGAACCACTGTCAGGTTACCAGGGGCCATCAACACCGTACTATTACCTCCTAAGCCCACCACCATGGGCCCAGTTGGTCTATGTATCGAGGCCCTATGGCTGGGTCATTATTTATAAGATTAATTATGACGTGCTCAGGAGCCTCGCTGGCTCAGTTTCTCAATGATTAACTTAGCAACATCGGGGCTTAACTTCAACTCCCCACTAATCACCCTCATGTATAAGCGATACTTACCATACCTATCCTCAGGGGAGAATTTGGCTGGGTGGGGGACCTCAAGCTCCCCACCGCAGTATGGGCATCTATCCTTCCTAAGGGTGTACCTACCGCAGGACTTGCACCTTCTCATTATTGAGTCCACGGGGCCAGTACGAAGGACCCATTTATAAGGCTAATTATGATTGTTCGGTGATCCTTGAGAAACTGGCCTCGCCGCCCCTCTTCTTCATCTCCCTGGTTATGAAGTTCACCATGTCATTGAGCGCCTGCTCAAGCTTCTTTGGGTCCCTACCCACCAGGTCCACCCTATACCTTGGCGGTCCTATGGTGTAGATACTAACCTTCTCAACACCCTCGCCCTTAGCGAGCTCCATGGACTTCGTAAGAACCTCCCTGATATGCCTAACACCATCAGGCCTTATACTAACTACCCTGATCACGCCCGATATGGTGATGGGCTCCACCTCCACCCTCTCCCTGGCAACCTCCAGTATTGCGTTTATTACATTATCGTCCAAGCCCAATTTCCTCAGTTCTACTGGTCCGTGTTTAGCCACGTTCTCGAACATGGTTAGGAGGTCTCCGTAGTAGTCCTCAAGCTTCCATCCAAAGTCCCTGAGGGCCTTGTCCAGTGGTATGTTTAGTTTCTTGGCCACCAGCTCCAGCAGCCTTATCCCCCTTAGGGTCCTCTTCCACTTATTCATCTTCTCCTTCCTCTCCTCATCCCTAACCTTCTTTAGGGATACATCCACTAACTTCCTGCTTGGGTTAACCCTAACCACCCTAAACACCGTTTTCTGACCCACCTTTAGGTAATCCTTTATGTCGTGGAACCAGGACTGAACCACCTCATTGATTGGCGCGTAGGCCTCCAGGCCTCCGTACTCATCCAGTAGTACGTAGGCCCCATGATCCTCTATCCTATAGACCGTGCCCACAACCAATTCCCCAATTTCTGGCAGTTCCTTCCTACTGATCCTAATACTGAGAACACCTTTCTTAATCTCCTCAGCCTTATCCTCCCTTTTGCTCATTGATTACAGGGTGGTTACCTGGGTAATTTATACTTTTTTACTCGTACGTGGTGACCACGGTCCCGCCAACGATCTTACCAACACCGCCTGTGGGTTCTATTAGGACGTTACCGCAGACCAGGCACCTAACTATCATGGATGGTCTATCGAAGACCACCTGCTCATTACCGCAGTTATTACACCTAATCCTTATGAACCTGGACCTGGGCCTTGGTATTAGGACCTTGCGCCAGTTAGTGGGCACTCACCTCACCTCCGTAAGCTCTACCTTCTTCAACCTACCCAGTGGTTTCATTATTACGTAACCGCACTGCCTACACTGTAGCTTGAGTACCACGACCTTCGTGGTCTTGGCAAACCTCTTCTGCTTGGGCTTCCTACTGGACCCATAGCCCTTAAGCTTCCTCAGATACCTCCTCTGGCCCTCGGCCAGGTTCCTCCTCTTACCATGGCTGTAAATGGACACTGTGTGCTCCGTGTAGGCATTACACCTGGGGCAATACGCATTCACAACCTTTGGGAACTTCACGACTTGCGGAGTACAAGCCCCCTTTAAATGCTTTTACCTACGCAATAATGTCCACAACCCCCCTATCCCTCAGTGTCGATGCGTCAGTCCCAGGTAGGGCTGCCACGTCAAAAACCTCAAAAGGCCCCAGTTGCGCCAGCGTAACGCTTTTGAGTTGTGGGAATCCATTCCTGAAGGATACCATGGTCAATCCCTCACTAACCCTTTGGGTCGACCCTAGCTCTAGGAGTGGTGTGAGGAGGCGCCTCTCCTCGGTCATTAGTAACTCATTGGGTATTTCCCTACCCATCCTGTACATCCTCATTATCTTCCCAATGCGAATCACGACCAGCATCTCCAATTGCTCCCTCACCATGGAATTTATGCTCCTCGCAATCTCCTGATCGCTGATTATTGAGGCCATGTACTCATTGATCTCATGGACAATCCTAGCGTATGAGTCAAAGGGTGGTTTTTGCAGGTCATCGCTGGACATCTCCATCTTCACAAACTCCTGTAACTTCATCAATGCGCCACTAATCAAGGAACTCACCCCAGCCTGTCATTACTAAGTAAATGCCTATGTTTATGGGGACCTTAACAATACTTCCCTCATCACCCGCCACATCAACCCCCATAACCCTCCTCACAGGTAACCTCCTGAGTAACCTAATGGTTAGTGAACCCTTCTTAAATGGCGTTGCCAAGTCTATAACGTACTCAACACCCCTCTCGAGATCGCCTAGCCCCAGCTCCGCAACCCTCAGCCCAGTCTTCCCATGGAGGCTATTGTGCATCCTAATCAATCTGTGTATGTCCATTGTGACGACCTCATCCACGTGAACCGCCAACTTCCTGGAAATCTCACCATTCAATGAGGATAACCTACCCATGACGTTCCTTGGCACTTTGTCACGTTTGCTTTGAAGTTCCTCCAGGAGTTCCGCGTCGATATCGTGGAGAGCCTCCGCGACCCTACCACCAACCCCCCTTATCTTTGGGTCTATGAGGACCACATCACGTGTACGTAAGCGCCTAATTAGGTGCTCAGTGTTGAATTCCCTCATTAGTAGGTAATCTATTATTTCCCTCCTCTCGTTATCACTAAGCCTCTTAACCTCATCACCCTCTATGTGTACGTGGAATCCACGATGCCCAGAGAAGTAAACCCTCAAATCCCTCTCTGTGAAGCCGAAGTCGTCAGTTAATACGTCTATCAGTTTCTCAACCTCCTCCAGGGCGTCCCCCAGGCACTCTAGGGTCATGAGTTCCGTGGCCCTGCAGCTCTCGGTCTCCAGGTGGTCACCATCTATGTCGAAGACCAGGTCCGCACCCAACCAACCCTTCTGGTCCATGTCCTGATTAGACGGGTCCCGGTACAGCGCTGTGGAATAGTAGACGTGGGCCGGTACATTGTTTACTAGGTACTGCTTAAGTTCCTGCGCATTCTTGAATGATACGTGCCTAACCATACCCTCCTTATCGAAGAATTGAAAACCAAACTCCCTAAGCTCAATGTTGCTTACCTCCAGGTTAGCCGATCTGTAGTAATTCCTAAACAATACCTTCATCAACTTCGCAAAATCCTCACTTAGCATGTTAACCATGCATATCAAGGCATTGTGCCCTTTTTAATTACTTAGGGATTTTACAGCGATTTTACTCAGGTATTACTCAATCATTGGGGCTACGTAGTAGGTTAACTTACCGCCCATGGGTATCTCGAAGGTAAGCGCAATGGGCTTCTGTGTGGCGAACTCCACGGTAACTATATCGCTAATCCTGTACGCCTTGGACACCGTGTCCACTAGGTAATCAAGGCTGTACTTGGCGGTGGCCGGCTCCTTTAGGTCGTACTCGAACATGACCTCGCCCTCCTTCTCAAACTTAACCTCCACATCACCCTTATCACTGCTTGCGGTTACGTACAACCCATCATCCCTGGCATCGAACTTAACAGCATCCGCTATCACATCGGCATCCTTAAGCGCCTGGTTTAGGGAGTCGCTGGAGAGTTTGGCTAGTACCGTGAACACCACCTTTGGTGTTGGTAATTCCTCAGCGCTTATGTCCATTAGGGGTAGGGTCATGGTCCTAGAGGCCTTACTCACCAGTTTCACCCTTAACTTACCCTCACTAACCTCCATGCTCAGTTTATCACCCTTCTTAATCCTCCTAAGTAGTTTCTTGAAGTCCGTGAAGTTAATCCCAATCCTCACATCCTCGCTCAGGTTCTCTGGGTACTCCTCAAAGGCCTCCCTGGGTATTAATAGGTCTATCATCGCTGTTCTCGAGGGGTCCAACGCCCTGAGCTTCATGCCGTCGTTGGAGACTGTGAAGCTTGCCTCCTCAATCAATGCCGAGATAGCGTCCACTATCTGGGCGAACTCCCTGGCATCTGGGTATGTGATTTTAACCTCAGGCATCACTAGGACTCTCACGGCCCAAATTTAAAACCTACACTTCAGCGGGTAACCTGTATTACCTTAATTTTAATCACTCGTACTCACGCCACACGTAGCCACAGCGGACGCATTTATAGAACCTGGTGGGCGGTTCATCAGCAGCCCTGGTCTGCTGAACCCAGAAATAGGCCTCCTCATAACCGCACTTGGGGCACCTGGCCTTGACCTTGGGCAGGGCCTCATCTCCGGTCTTGGTTAGTACTATGGGCTTGTCATCCCTCTTGGTTACCGTCCTCTCCACAAGCCTGCTTGTGGGGTTCACCTCCTCCTCATAACCACACTTGGGGCATTTCCAAATGGACCTGCCATTCACCTTAGTTAAGGTCATTATGCTATGACATTTGGGGCAGAACTTCAGGGCCATTACGCAACCCCCTATCATGACCCATTTATTAATCCTTCGCCTCATGAAGCCCTGGCAGTAAAAGTTTTTAACACCAGGGTTTAGTGGTGGTTGATCAACCTTGGTGGGCGTTAAGGATGTACCGGCGGATTTACTCATAAGGGAGACCGCCAAGTACCTGAAGGAGAACGTGCCCCAGGTAAAACCGCCGGACTGGGCCATATTCGTTAAGACAGGGGCCAATAAGGACAGGCCACCCATGCAGGAGGATTGGTGGTACATAAGGGCTGCGGCAATCCTTAGGAAGGTTTACCTCCACGGACCAGTGGGTATTGAGAGGTTGAGGATGGCCTTTAGTTACAGGGCTAAGGTGGGCCCCGCAACCAGAAGTGAAAGGACCAGGAAGGCTGGGGGTGCCATTATTAGGAATATACTCCACCAACTGGAGGAGGCTGGGTTAATAACCAAGGTACCCAAGAAGGGTAGGGTAGTCACGCCACAGGGGAGGGCGTTGCTCGATGGGATTGCCGAGAACATACTAAAGGAATTAGCCAAGCAAAACCCAGAACTCAGTAAGTACATAGTACCGAGGACCCCTCAACAGTGATTACGTAGACTAAATGGGCAAGGTTAATAAATAGGTTATGTTACAGTCCCATGAATGTCCTCACAGGATTACCCAGAGGGTTATGATGAGGGGCAGGTGAGTGATGAGGAGCTGGAGCAGATTAGGCAGAGGAAGATGCAGGAATTGCAGAGGCAATTGGAGGAGGAGCGCAGGAGACAGGAATTGGCAGCCCAAAGGAGGGCAGCCCTGAGGTTAATACTAACGCCCGAGGCTAGGGAGAGGCTTGATAACCTGAGGGTCGTTAGGCCAGAACTAGTGGAGGCACTGGAGCAGCAGTTAATAAGCCTGGCCCAATCGGGTAGGATTAGGGTTCCCATAACCGATGAGGACCTAAAGAGGATACTCGAGGCCGTTTACAAGCAAACCCATAGGGAGTTCCGCATACGGTACAGGTAACCCATTAAACAGGGGGCTAAACTTATAAAGTCACCATGAAACCATGCATGGAAGTATGGCTAGGAATAAGCCCCTGGGCAAGAAACTAAGGCTTGCGGCCGCCAATAAATCCAATAGATCACCACCCGTTTGGGTCACAGCGAAGACTAATAGGAGGGTTTTAACGAACCCCGCAAGAAGGTACTGGAGAAGGGTTAAATTAAAGCTTTAATTTATTATTAACTTATTAATGAATTATCATCAACTTCGCAAAATCATTTTAATAGATAACTTAAAAATCCACTATACCAAATCGTGTATGTGCAGATAATAGGTGAGGTGCTTAAGGGAATAATGAGGAATTACCCCACGGGGGTGACCATAGTAACCACTAAGTATGAGAATAAGTACTACGGCTTAACCGTGAACTCCTTCACATCACTATCCCTAGACCCACCCCTGGTGTTGATAGCAATCGACAAGAAATTATTTAGTCATGGGGTGATTGATAAATCCGGTGTCTACGCAGTTAACATACTGCCCAGTGATATGAAGGACCTAGCCATTAGATTCGCAACGGCACCCCAGGAGGAGAGGTTCAAGGGCTTGAAGGTTTTCGAGGCCAAGACAGGCTCACCAATAATTGAGGGGGTTATTGCGTACCTTGATTGTAAGGTGGTTGCTAAGTACCCAGGTGGTGATCACACAATATTCGTTGGGGAGGTTGTGGATGGGAATATACTGAGTAATAAGCCACCCCTGGTTTATTACAACCGTAATTATTACTCAATACCCTGAGGTAAGTTATTTATAACCCATTAATCCAGCATTGATTGAATGATGATGGGTACCAAAACTAGATTGGTGAAGAGCTCATGACGAGCTGATCATCAAAGGCCCATTAAGTTGATTGACTGGGCTATGGCCCTGGCCCTCCTCAATGTTCCAGTGACCTTAACCGTGAGAACCATAACCCTAGCCCCATCAACATCTCTAACAATGCACGTGGACGCCCTCAACACGTTTACTAAGTTACGAGGGACGCCCAGCACGGCAAAGCCCTTGCCTGGGTACGTATCGTAAACCCTGACGTTAACCCCCAGCGCATCCTTACCCGCCAATTGCTTAAAGACCTCATTCAACCTACCCAAAACCCGCCCCAGGTACTCCGGGGGATAAACGCTAAGGACTAGGTACCTATTATGCACCCTGGCCATGAACCCCACCCACGCATAGACCCCTTCTATAAATGGCGTCGCTGATGATCCCCATGGGATTATCACCAACCAATGATGAGAGCTCCTTAACGTCCATCCCAGTGAGCAGGCTTAGGAGGGCCACCACATCCCTGGGGTTCCTAACATCATACACGTCATCAACTCCCTGGG is a window of Vulcanisaeta thermophila DNA encoding:
- a CDS encoding Rpp14/Pop5 family protein produces the protein MARVHNRYLVLSVYPPEYLGRVLGRLNEVFKQLAGKDALGVNVRVYDTYPGKGFAVLGVPRNLVNVLRASTCIVRDVDGARVMVLTVKVTGTLRRARAIAQSINLMGL